The following coding sequences are from one Microtus pennsylvanicus isolate mMicPen1 chromosome 1, mMicPen1.hap1, whole genome shotgun sequence window:
- the Cops6 gene encoding COP9 signalosome complex subunit 6 gives MRCSPTEAGKEGGGPWLAGAGKMAAAAANGSGGSSGMEVDAAVPSVMASGVTGSVSVALHPLVILNISDHWIRMRSQEGRPVQVIGALIGKQEGRNIEVMNSFELLSHTVEEKIIIDKEYYYTKEEQFKQVFKELEFLGWYTTGGPPDPSDIHVHKQVCEIIESPLFLKLNPMTKHTDLPVSVFESVIDIINGEATMLFAELTYTLATEEAERIGVDHVARMTATGSGENSTVAEHLIAQHSAIKMLHSRVKLILEYVKASESGEVPFNHEILREAYALCHCLPVLSTDKFKTDFYDQCNDVGLMAYLGTITKTCNTMNQFVNKFNVLYDRQGIGRRMRGLFF, from the exons ATGCGCTGCTCGCCTACAGAAGCCGGGAAGGAAGGGGGCGGGCCGTGGCTGGCGGGCGCGGGGAAaatggcggcggcggcggcgaacGGGAGCGGAGGCAGCAGCGGCATGGAGGTGGATGCAGCAG TCCCCAGCGTGATGGCCTCCGGAGTGACTGGGAGTGTTTCTGTCGCTCTTCATCCCCTTGTCATCCTCAACATCTCAGACCACTGGATCCGCATGCGCTCCCAGGAGGGGCGGCCTGTGCAGG tGATTGGGGCTTTGATCGGGAAGCAGGAGGGGCGAAATATCGAAGTGATGAACTCCTTTGAGCTGCTGTCCCACACCGTGGAAGAGAAGATTATCATTGACAAGGAATATTATTACACCAAGGAGGAGCAGT TTAAACAGGTGTTCAAGGAGCTGGAGTTTCTGGGTTGGTATACCACAGGGGGGCCGCCTGACCCCTCCGACATCCACGTCCACAAGCAG GTATGCGAGATAATTGAGAGTCCCCTGTTTCTGAAGTTGAACCCCATGACCAAGCACACAGAT CTTCCTGTCAGCGTTTTTGAGTCCGTCATTGATATAATCAATGGAGAG GCCACAATGCTGTTTGCCGAGCTCACTTACACACTGGCCACTGAGGAAGCTGAACGTATCGGTGTAGACCATGTGGCCCGGATGACAGCGACAGGCAGTGGGGAGAACTCCACGG TGGCCGAACACCTGATAGCTCAGCATAGCGCCATCAAGATGCTGCACAGCCGCGTGAAGCTCATTTTAGAATATGTCAAGGCCTCTGAATCAG GAGAGGTTCCCTTCAACCATGAGATCCTGCGGGAGGCCTACGCCCTATGCCACTGTCTTCCGGTTCTCAGCACAGACAAGTTCAAGACAGACTTTTATGAT CAATGCAATGACGTGGGGCTCATGGCCTACCTCGGCACCATCACCAAAACGTGCAACACAATGAACCAGTTTGTGAACAAGTTCAACGTCCTCTACGACCGACAAGGCATCGGCAGGCGAATGCGGGGACTGTTTTTCTGA